Proteins from a single region of Pogoniulus pusillus isolate bPogPus1 chromosome 23, bPogPus1.pri, whole genome shotgun sequence:
- the ABCF2 gene encoding ATP-binding cassette sub-family F member 2, with translation MPSDLAKKKAAKKKEAAKARQRPRRAAEENGDAGSEPQEVRPPEANGTLLPEVDALTKELEDFELKKAAARAVTGVLASHPNSTDVHIINLSLTFHGQELLSDTKLELNSGRRYGLIGLNGIGKSMLLSAIGKREVPIPEHIDIYHLTREMPPSDKTPLQCVMEVDTERAMLEREAERLAHEDAECEKLLELYERLEELDADKAEARASRILHGLGFTPAMQRKKLKDFSGGWRMRVALARALFIRPFMLLLDEPTNHLDLDACVWLEEELKTFRRILVLISHSQDFLNGVCTNIIHMHNRKLKYYTGNYDQYVKTRLELEENQMKRFHWEQDQIAHMKNYIARFGHGSAKLARQAQSKEKTLQKMMASGLTERVVNDKTLSFYFPPCGKIPPPVIMVQNVSFRYTKDGPWIYNNLEFGIDLDTRVALVGPNGAGKSTLLKLLTGELLPTDGMIRKHSHVKIGRYHQHLQEQLDLDLSPLEYMLKCYPEIKEKEEMRKIIGRYGLTGKQQVSPIRNLSDGQKCRVCFAWLAWQNPHMLFLDEPTNHLDIETIDALADAINEFEGGMMLVSHDFRLIQQVAQEIWVCEKQTITKWQGDILAYKEHLKSKLVDEDPQLTKKTHNV, from the exons ATGCCCTCGGACTTGGCTAAGAAGAAGGCGGCTAAGAAGAAGGAGGCGGCCAAGGCCCGACAGCGGCCGCGCCGGGCCGCGGAGGAGAATGGCGATGCCGGGTCGGAGCCGCAGGAGGTTCGGCCCCCAGAGGCCAACGGGACGTTGttgccag AGGTGGACGCTCTTACCAAGGAACTGGAGGACTTTGAATTAAAGAAAGCTGCCGCCCGTGCTGTGACAGGAGTGCTGGCCTCCCATCCCAACAGCACCGACGTGCACATCATCAACCTCTCACTGACTTTCCATGGCCAGGAGCTTCTGAGTGACACAAAACTCGAGCTGAACTCTGGGAGACGCTACGGCCTGATTGGACTGAATGGGATCG GGAAATCCATGCTTTTGTCAGCTATTGGGAAACGAGAAGTGCCTATCCCAGAGCATATTGACATCTACCACCTGACCCGAGAGATGCCTCCTAGTGACAAAACTCCTCTGCAGTGCGTGATGGAGGTGGACACAGAGCGGGCCATGTTGGAACGAGAGGCAGAACGCCTGGCTCATGAAGATG CTGAGTGTGAGAAGCTCTTGGAGTTATATGAACGTCTGGAGGAGCTGGATGCTGACAAGGCAGAAGCGCGGGCCTCACGTATCCTTCATGGCTTGGGGTTCACACCAGCCATGCAGAGGAAGAAGCTGAAGGACTTCAGTGGGGGCTGGCGAATGAGGGTGGCTCTTGCCAG AGCCCTCTTCATTCGGCCTTTCATGCTGCTGCTAGATGAGCCCACAAACCACCTTGACCTGGATGCCTGTGTGTGGTTGGAGGAAGAGCTGAAAAC GTTCAGGCGGATCCTTGTGCTGATATCCCACTCCCAGGACTTCCTGAATGGTGTCTGCACCAACATCATACACATGCACAACCGTAAACTCAAGTACTACACG GGAAATTATGACCAGTACGTAAAGACTCGCTTGGAACTCGAAGAAAACCAAATGAAACGATTCCACTGGGAGCAAGATCAGATTGCCCATATGAAG aATTACATTGCACGATTTGGTCATGGTAGTGCAAAGCTGGCCAGGCAAGctcaaagcaaagagaagaccCTTCAAAAAATGATGGCTTCTGGCTTAACAGAGAGAGTTGTGAATGATAAG ACTCTGTCATTCTATTTCCCGCCGTGTGGGAAGATCCCCCCTCCTGTCATTATGGTGCAGAATGTCAGCTTCAGATACACCAAGGATGGG CCATGGATCTATAATAACCTGGAGTTTGGCATTGATCTGGATACCCGTGTAGCTCTTGTTGGACCCAATGGAGCTGGAAAGTCAACACTGCTGAAACtactcacaggagag CTGCTGCCTACAGATGGGATGATTCGCAAGCACTCGCATGTGAAGATTGGTAGATACCACCAG CACTTGCAAGAGCAGTTGGACTTAGACCTTTCACCCTTGGAGTACATGCTGAAATGCTACCCAGAGatcaaggagaaggaggagatgaggaaaatCATTGGCAGATACGGCCTGACTGGGAAGCAACAG GTGAGCCCTATCAGGAACCTCTCTGATGGGCAGAAGTGCCGCGTGTGCTTCGCGTGGCTGGCCTGGCAGAACCCTCACATGCTGTTCCTGGATGAACCCACCAACCACCTGGACATAGAGACAATAGATGCTCTGGCAGATGCCATCAATGAATTTGAAGGAGGAATGATGCTTGTCAGCCATGACTTCAGACTCATCCAACAG gttgcacaggagatCTGGGTCTGTGAGAAGCAGACAATCACCAAGTGGCAGGGCGACATCCTGGCTTACAAGGAGCATCTCAAGTCAAAGCTGGTGGATGAGGATCCACAGCTCACCAAGAAGACCCACAACGTGTGA
- the ASB10 gene encoding ankyrin repeat and SOCS box protein 10, which yields MDCSFPFSPATRHSLQLDQEQWDHSKRSQHARPWCHRGGHSLSSVGQGCQDSRLEPLECRDLLVQNALFTGDLEMVQKFFPKNAAINLIIEARGNELRWTSRKRGIWSLSYEQELTTPLHITASRGYTACLRLLLLRGAAVDFAPGGRTALHEACSAASADCLRLLLAFGANPQAVSEDGYQPLHLCRSPDSIECVQQLLQHGACVNSRSEEEGDTALHIAARHGLAEHVRLLLRRGAELEAENQEGQTPLNAACAQPHQPQDMDRYYQVCQLLVESGASINAADKDRQHPLHLACKNSNARVVELLLARGANVNVMNYSGSMALHNVLQTAPYKLEHRPELVVQALLNYGAVRVWPGSLLKVLRYCHTCPRVIEALMNSYSHVRVSEDWVEAVPAEVVQKHSRFYQSLFSLEHRPRSLQHLARCTLRTFLEGRLLLVLPQLHLPKALHQFLLLSFEDVLY from the exons ATGGACTGCTCCTTCCCCTTCAGCCCTGCCACACGGCACTCACTGCAGCTGGACCAGGAGCAGTGGGATCACTCGAAGCGCTCTCAGCATGCAAGGCCCTGGTGCCACCGTggtgggcacagcctgagcagtgTGGGCCAGGGATGCCAGGACAGCCGCTTGGAGCCACTGGAGTGTCGGGACCTGCTGGTCCAGAATGCACTCTTCACTGGGGACCTGGAGATGGtgcagaagttcttccccaaGAATGCAGCCATCAACCTCATCATTGAGGCCAGGGGCAATGAGCTGCGCTGGACTAGCAGGAAGCGTG GGATCTGGTCGCTGAGCTACGAGCAGGAGCTGACCACACCGCTGCACATCACGGCCAGCCGGGGCTACACCGCCTGcctgcggctgctgctgctgcgcggCGCTGCCGTCGACTTCGCTCCCGGGGGCCGCACGGCTTTGCACGAAGCCTGCAGCGCCGCCAGCGCCGACTGCCTGCGGCTGCTGCTCGCTTTCGGCGCCAACCCTCAGGCCGTCTCGGAGGATGGATACCAgcccctgcacctctgcaggagTCCAGACTCCATCGA GTgtgtccagcagctgctgcagcacggTGCCTGTGTGAACAGCCGCAGCGAGGAGGAAGGCgacacagcactgcacataGCAGCACGGCACGGCTTAGCGGAGCACGTCCGGCTGCTCCTGCGCCgcggggcagagctggaggcagagaacCAGGAGGGGCAGACGCCGCTGAACGCTGCCTGCGCTCAGCCCCATCAGCCCCAGGACATGGACCGTTACTACCaggtctgccagctgctggtggagagcGGCGCCAGCATCAATGCTGCAGACAAGGACCGTCAGCACCCGCTCCACCTGGCCTGCAAGAACTCCAATGCTCGAGTCGTGGAGTTACTGCTGGCCCGGGGTGCAAATGTGAACGTCATGAACTACAGTGGAAGCATGGCTCTGCACAATGTCCTGCAAACAGCACCCTACAAGCTGGAGCACCGTCCAGAGCTCGTGGTGCAAGCCTTGCTCAACTACGGCGCTGTCCGCGTCTGGCCTGGCTCCCTCCTCAAG GTGCTGCGGTACTGCCATACCTGCCCACGAGTCATCGAGGCCCTGATGAACAGCTACAGCCACGTGCGTGTCTCTGAGGACTGGGTGGAAGCGGTGCCAGCCGAGGTTGTGCAG aAACACTCCCGTTTCTACCAGTCACTGTTCTCCCTGGAGCACAGACCTcgctctctgcagcacctggCTCGCTGCACACTCAGGACCTTCCTGGAGGGCCGGTTGCTTCTGGTCCTTCCTCAGCTGCACCTGCCTAAGGCTTTGCACCAgttcctgctgctcagctttgAGGATGTTCTCTACTAA